The stretch of DNA GGAAATCCTAGTCCTGGAAACAAAAGGGGCGGTCTGAGCACACTTGAAGAAAAATCGTTAGGAGCAGCTACAAAAGCTGGTAGTAAGCCTCTAGAAGAGATTATTGACTATGCCGAGCCTCCTACAAAAAAAGGATTGGTTTGGATGGATACCCCTGGGCACGATATCGAGCAGATGACAGGAATGGTGGCTGGCGGCGCTCAAGTGGTTCTTTTTACGACAGGCAGGGGAACACCAACTGGCTCTCCTATTGCTCCAGTTATTAAAATATCAACCAATACGGGAATTTTTGAAAGAATGTCAGAGAATATTGATATGAATGCGGGAACGATTATCGAAGGAAAAGAATCCATTGATTCAGTCGGCCAGCGAATTTTTGATGAAATTATTCACGTATCTTCAGGCAAATTAACCAAGGCAGAAATATTGAAACAGCACGACTTTGGGATCTGGAGAATAGGACCAACTTTCTAATGACAGGAGAGGAGAGAGTAATAATGCAAACTATTTTTAAAGCTGAAATTTATAAAAACCTTATTAATAATGAGTGGGTGGAGTCACAATCACAAGAAACCATTGAAAGCATTAATCCTGCTAACAAGGAGGAGGTTGTAGGCTTCGTTCAAAACTCTACAAAGGAAGATTTGAACAACGCGGTGGAAGCGGCACATCAGGCTAAGAAGATGTGGCGAAAGCTTGGTCAAGCGGCAAGAGGACAATTGTTATTTAAAGCAGCAAATATCCTTGAAGAAAATCTTGATGAAATCGCTGAGACGATGACAAGGGAAATGGGAAAAACCCTTCCAGAGGCGAAAGGGGAAACTGCCAGAGGTGTGGCTATTCTCCGTTATTATGCAAGTGAGGGGATGCGTAAAGAAGGTGACGTCATTCCTTCTTCGGATAAAGATGCGTTAATGTTTACCAAACGGGTTCCCCTTGGTGTGATCGGTGTGATTACTCCATGGAATTTCCCAGTAGCCATTCCCATTTGGAAAATAGCACCTGCTCTTGTATACGGAAATACAATCGTATTAAAACCGGCAACTGAAGGGGCAGTTACGGCAGCTAAGGTAGTGGAATGTTTCGTGAAAGCTGGATTTCCTGAAGGGGTTCTTAACTTTATCACTGGTTCAGGGTCTGTCATTGGTCAGGGGTTAGTTGAACATCCTTTATTAAATGCTATTACCTTTACGGGATCGGAAGGCGTAGGTAAAAATGTAGCGAAGGTGGCAGCCGATCGCGGCATAAAGTTTCAGTTAGAAATGGGTGGAAAGAACCCAGTTATTGTAAGTAGAGATGCAAATCTTGATATGGCGGTCGAGGCTGTAATCAGTGGAGGCTTCCGCTCTACTGGACAAAAGTGCACGGCATCAAGCCGGGTAATTGTGGAAGATGCGGTTTATGATGAGTTTAAAGAGAAATTGATACGTGAAGCAAAAAAAATAACGGTGGGTAATGGGTTGGATGCAGGTGTTTGGATGGGGCCTTGTGCAAGTGAAAGCCAATTTAACACTGTACACTCTTATATTGAAAAAGGTAAGGCGGAAGGCGCTTCCTTAGTATTAGGTGGGGAAGTATTAAAGGGTGAAGAATATGACAATGGGTTTTACATTTCTCCAGCTATTTTTGAAAATGTAAAATCACATATGGCGATCGCCCAAGAAGAAATCTTTGGTCCTGTTATTGCATTAATTAAAGCATCTTCCTTTGAAGAAGCGATTGAGATTGCTAATGACACAAAATATGGATTGAGTGCCTCAATCTTTACATCTAACATCCATTCTTTGCTCCAATTCGTTGATGACATTGAGGCTGGTTTGGTAAGAATCAACGCAGAAAGTGCCGGTGTAGAACTTCAGGCACCATTTGGTGGAATGAAAGCATCCAGCACAGGCTCCCGCGAACAAGGAGAAGCAGCAAAAGAATTCTTTACTGCTATTAAAACTGTGTTTATAAAAGGATAGAGTGAGTTTGGGGACAGTCCCCCAGCGCTTTAGCGCGGTGGGGGACTGCCCCTTTTTGTGAATTTTCAAATATTAATATGCACTTGTCTTGGCGGAAAATGTTAGAATGGAATTGCAACTGAATATTGTTAGGGTGGGTGGTTGTCAGTCTTCTTTCCTTCTTATGGTTTCTTTATTAGGAAGGGGGGTGATAATCATAGAGATCTTTCTTGAATTTATTCTTGAGGTTCTAAAGGGGATTGTGCGGGAAGTCATCGCATATTTCTTTCGTAGGAACGTGCTTGAACACAAGAAAACCACCCTACGCCGTCGGAAGGTAGAGGGTGGTTCTCACAGAAAATAACTTTGTAAGACAACCATCACCCTGACGGAGAGGTTGCAAGGAGAAGTGTTGGAGCACTTCTCCTTTTTTAGTATATATCTATTATACACAAAATATTTCTGTTATAAAAGGGGACAGTCCCCCGGCGCTTTAGCGCAGTGGGGGACTGTCCCCTTTCTTTTTTATATCGTTTGCATAATTTTTCATGCCGTTTTTCAGACTATTAAATAGCAATATACGATAAATGAAAGGATCATGAAATGGGAAAATTATGGGTGTCTTTATTTTGTTCCATTCTTTTACTAGCGATGAATGTAGCTCCTGCCTCTGTTTCTGCTGCTGGCGGTGATTTTCGCAATATTTATGATGTGAAAGCTGGAGACACGTTATGGGGAGTATCCGTCAAGTATGGTACGACGGTGGAAGAGCTCAAAGCGAGCAATGGCTTGGTATCGGATTTATTGTTAGTTGGTCAGAGATTGTGGGTTCCACCGATGTATGAAGTCGTAGCAGGTGATACATTATGGAAGATTGCTGCTGCTTATAATTCGACTATCCCGTTAATTGTTACAACGAATGGTCTTTCGTCCGATTTAATTATGGTGGGGCAAAAATTGAAGATTCCACAAAAGCGATTGGCCATGCAGGGACAATATATTTTAATGACGAGAGATGAATTTAAGGATTGGTTGTTTCACAATCGATTTACCAGAAAAATAGGAAAGATCCAGGAACATCATACCTATCAGCCATCTTACAAGAGTTTTAATGGCTCTAATCATTTTGGCTTGTTGAAGGGCATGGAGGAGTACCATGTCCAAGAGATGAAATGGAAGACGATTAGCCAAAACTTAACAACCTTCCCGGATGGAAAAGTAGCGGTTTGCCGTCCGATTAACATGGCACCTGAAGGTTCGTTTGCGTTCCAAAATCCAGCCGTCCGAGATGAGATTGAAAGTGACTCGCTGACCATTGAAAACGTGGGGAATTTTGATCAAGGGGGCGATGGAATGACGGATGCACAAAGGGAAACGATCGTGACTGTCGCAGCCGTACTGAGTATGAAGTTCGGGTTAACCCCATCAGTTGACACGATTACCTATCATCACTGGTGGGATATGAACACGGGGGAACGAGTGTTAGATAACAGCGCTGGACACTCAGTGAAAACATGCCCCGGAACAGGCTTCTTCGGAGGGAACTCCACAGAGAGTGCGAGAACGAACTTCTATCCTCTCGTGTTAAGGAAAATGCAAGAGCTTCGTCAATAAGGTGAGGTGACAGTCCCCCGCTGCTTTAACGTAGTGGGGGACTGTCCCCCAATTAAAGGGGGTTTCAAACATGTTTAAGCTTACTGCTGGGGAGAAGTTGGTTGAGTTATTGATTGAGTGGGGTGTGGATCATATTTATGGGATGCCGGGTGATTCGATCAACTCGATTATTGAACCACTCCGGAAAGCGCAGGACAAGATAAAGTTTATTCAGGTTCGGCATGAAGAAGCGGGGGCGCTAGCTGCAGCGGCTTATGCCAAGTTAACTGGGAAGATTGGCGTTTGTACCGCTATAGCCGGTCCTGGTGCGATTCATCTTTTGAACGGATTATATGATGCGAAGCTTGATAAGGTGCCGGTGCTAGCACTGACTGGACAAGTGGAATCGGATTTATTAGGGACTGATTCCTTCCAAGAGGTAAACCTTGAGCGGATGTTTGATGATGTGGCAGTCTATAATCAGCGGATCATGTCGGCTGAACAACTTCCAGCGGTCGTGAATCAGGCCATCCGCACAGCCTATGCCCGCAAAGGGGTGGCAGTTCTGACTATTCCGGATGATATTCCACGGTTTGAGGTAGGAAAGGAAGCGCGGCTGACCTCAAGTTTTACAGCGCAGCAGGAAATTTTCCCGTTGAAGGAAGATTTACAGCAAGCGAAGGAATTACTTAATGCTGCTGAGAGACCAGTGATTCTTGCGGGAAGAGGCACCCATGGCATTCGAGAGACGTTGCTCGGTTTTGCGGAAAAAATAGCTGCCCCAATTGTATTGACGTTGCCAGGAAAAGGGGCTATTCCTGATAAACATCCTTATTGTTTAGGGGGACTTGGGCTGATTGGAACAAAGGCTGCGTATGAGGCGATGCAGGATACGGATTTGCTTTTAATGATCGGGACTTCGTTTCCATTTACGGGCTTTTTGCCTGATCATGCGAAGTCGATTCAAATTGATATCGACCCATACCAAATAGGGAAACGGTATCCGGTTGATGTGGGATTGGCTGGTGAAGCGGGCTTAACGATCGATTGGTTGATGGAGAATGTCCGTGAGAATGAGAGCCGTGAATTTTTAGAAGCGTGCCAGGAGACGATGCAAAATTGGTGGAGCCGATTGGAAAAACAGGAAGAGGTCGACTCTGTTCCAATTAAGCCGCAGCGTGTGATTCGTGCCTTGCAAGAGGTTGCAGAAGAGGATGCGGTGTTATCAGTGGATGTGGGGAATGTAACGGTATGGATGGCTCGTCATTTTCATATGACCCATCAAAAAATGATTATCTCTAGCTGGCTCGCGACTCTTGGCTGCGGACTTCCGGGTGCCCTTGCCGGACAGATTGCCTATCCTGATAGACAGGTGTTTGCCATTTGCGGTGATGGTGGGTTTGGAATGACGATGAATGATTTCGTCACGGCTGTAAAGTATCAGCTCCCAATTGTCGTTGTGGTGTTAAACAACCATAAGATTGCCATGATTAAGTTTGAACAAGAGGTCATGGGGAATATTGAATATGGAACGGATTTACAGAATCCGAACTTTGCTAAGTATGCGGAGGCATGTGGTGGGGTTGGTTACCGTGTGGAGCGTCCGGAGGAGTTGCTTCCAGCCTTCCAAGAAGCAGTGAAACAGCGGAAGCCTTGTATTATTGATGTAGTCGTTGATGCAGATGAGGCGCCAATGCCAGCGAATATTACCTTCGCTCAAGCGGCAGGCTACACGAAACACATGCTTAAAGTGTTGTTTGAAGAAGGAAAAATTGATCTGCCACCATTGTAATGTTTTTTGGGGACAGTCCCCCGTTGCGTTAAAGCGCCGGGGGACTGTCCCCTTTTTTAGTTTGGAAGGATATTTTATTATTGACTTTTTATGTAAATGGAATGAAAATATAGTATATTGTGAGCAAAAATCGACATTTATTTTAATAAGGAAGTTGAATAATGAAAATTAGAATGAAAGAAATCAAGACCCCGTTTAAGCTTGGGATGCCATTGCTTGTTTTACTTATGCTTGGCTTGGTTGGCTATCAAGTAGTGATGAATCTCGCATCTGAAAAAGTCGTTGAAGAGGTATCTAAACAAATACCAAAAGAAGATATTCAGGCCTTACTGACTGAACCTGGCATCCAGCAAATGATTGAGGATGAAGTGGGAGCAGATAAGAAGGAGGAAATACTGACCAAGTATGCTGTGGAATCCTCGGAGGATGCTCCGCTTGTTGCTTCGAAAAGTAACGAGACGGTTGCGGTAAATATTACGAGTAAGCAGAAATCAGGTACGACTTCTTCTGATGGGAATACTTCTACCAAGGGTGGATCTAAGCTAAAATTCACCTCCAAAGATCAAGTGACGACATTTTTGTTGTCGAAATTTACGATGAATGAGCTAATGAGTTATGCGAATGCAGTAAAAGGTGGAGTTACGCCTGAAAAGAAAGCTGAAATTAAGGCAACTGTTATGAAGCGCCTAACACCAGAAGAATACGAAGCACTTAAGCTTTTCGCTATTATTGAGTTAAGTAAATAATGAGCGGGGACAGTCCCTCACTGCTTAAACGCAGTAGGGGACTGTCCCCTTATTTTTTATCAATAAGAAGGAAAAAGATTGTGGGTGTCGAATTGTGTAATTGTTATACCAAACCATTTGGAAAGTAGAGGTGTTTATATTTTGTCAAGAAAGCCACGTGTTTGGATTCCTGGTGCCACGTATCATATCACGAGTCGCGGAAATCGAAAGGAAGCGATTTTTGTGGATGATGCAGATTATCTCACTTATGTAGAATTAATCCAGAAAGTCCGACGAAAATTTCCGTTTATACTCCACTCCTATTGCCTCATGCCTAACCATATTCATCTTCTATTAGAAACCAGCGACCATCACCCAAAGCACATCATGAAAATGCTCCATACCTGTTATGCCATGTATTTTAATAAACGTCACGAATTGGTGGGGCATCTGTTCCAGGGACGCTATGATGCTCAGCTCATTGATTCGCTTAATTATTTTCTTGAAGCAAGCCGGTACATTCATTGGAATCCGGTCGAAGCGGAAATGGTCCAATATCCTGAGGATTACCTCTGGAGCAGTTATTCTGCCTTTTTAGTCGATTCCCAGCATCCGTTTGTCACAACAGAAAGAATATTTTCTTATTACCCAGAACCTAAGAGGGATAACTATATTCGTTTTGTGATGAATAAGCTGGAGGGACAGTCCCCTAGTGCCTTAATGCTTTAATGCAACGGTGGACTGTCCCCAATTTGGGGGTTGAAAGTCTTCTGTTTGGCAATAAATAGAGTAAAGAGGTTTTTTTGGAGGCTTTTTATGGCGGACTTGAAGTATTTAGAACCGACTGAGCTGCTTGAGAAAATATATGCCACGCTTTGCTCCGAGTATGAGGATGCTCAGCATTACAAAGATAAAAAGGACCAAGAAGAAATAGAAGTGACGAAGCACCGGTTAACAAAGAAGGTATTCAATGAATTTGTAGTGGATGAAGAGTATTTTTTAACCATGAAGGATGAGACGTTCAAAGAGAGATATCATTTATATGAAGATGATTTTTTAAAGCTGATAAAAGAATGTAGTGAAAACGGCGTTGAATATGACAGCTTCATACAGATTATCGATGATCTGATCGCCAGTGCCAAGTTTCGAATCCATGCATTTGAGCAGCTAACAGAGGAAATCCAACGGTTGCAGGATGAGACAGAGGAAGAGGAAGTCGAAGAAGAAGAGGAAGAATAATATTGGGGACAGTCCCCCGGCGCTTTAGCGCAGTGGGGGACTGTCCCCGATATTTATTTTACTTGTGCTACTCCGATGGCGAAGTTGTTCCAAAGGATGGATTCGATGGTCTCGGATTGTGATTCTTCACAGTCAATAATGACAATGATTTCGGAATGCTTCCCTTTTAAAACTCTTTTCCGCTTTTTCAGGACCATTTCAATAAAAAGCCGGATAGCAAGACCAACAACAAAACCGACAACTGCTCCGATTAACCCCCAATAAATAGGCCCCCATGATAGTTTAAAACCAATACTTGCACCAATAACTGAAAAGGCTGTAGCTAGTGCCATCCCAATATCAATCAGAGTGGTTCCATCTGAGCGATGGATGGAATCAAATAATCTACGGTCCTCTGTGCGATTATCTAGTGGGACGACATAGATGCTTTCTCTTTTAATCCCTTTTTTCTCCAATGTGGAAATAGCCAATTCTAAATAACCGGTCGTCTCAAATGTTGAAAATACTTGCAAGTTATCACTTCACCTTTTGGTCCTTTAGTATACGAAAGTTTTCATTTTGGTAATGTTCCTTTAAATAACTTCTCAGCTCTTTTTCAAAGAGCTTATTATTTTCAACCGTATTCATGTACGAATCATAAATCGCAAACCCATAATGCGAGGGGATAAACAGAAGCCATTCCGGTTTAATAACAGCGGTAGCTTCTTTTATTTTTCCTAAAAACAAAAGAGAAATGGCCTCTTGAATATGGGAGAAATAAAAGAACACGACCAACCAGAAGATGATAAAAAATGCCGTCAAGATCCTATGAATATAAAGCTGTCCTAAACCTGGGGTAAAGAGTGACCACATAACGGCTAGGAGCGGTTTTCTTTTGTCTAGGTAGTTGATTTCTAATGAACCTAAAGCAAATGAATTGTAACGATGCCCCTCATTTTCCGCTAGAAGATACACCTTATTCATATCTACGGTCGTTCGGTAGCTGTCCCAGATTCCAAACAAATAAACAGGAATGTACATCAGGAGCCAATTTGTTTCTAGAACCTCTTTAGCCAATTCTATGTTTCCTTCAAACGAATAAATCATGGCAAGATTCACATGGGCTTTGAGGTTAACGAGGACTTCCCAAATAAATAGAACATATCCTCTTAGGTACTTCGATAAAAGCATGTGTCCGAACCCTGGGAAGGCGGCCGACCACCAAGCAATAATATAAGGATTCCTCAAATGCAGCTGCGTCGTTCCTAATATGCTAACATGGGCTACATACCTTCTAGCCGTATTCTTATTTGTATAATTATCCATTGAGGCACCTTTTATGAATTATTTACCATTAGCATGTGCCTGAGATGACGTTCTTATTCTATAAAATGTGGACTGTCCCCATATTTAACCAGGTTACGGCCGTTTTCCTTTGCTAGGTATACGGCTTCGTCTGCTGTTTTTAGCAAGTATTTCGGAGCGGTGGTCTCTGTGCTTGCGATGCCGATGGAAAGCGTGATGTATATGGTCAGGTCGTTGACCAGGAATGGGTAGTTTTCAATCGTTTGGCGGATATTTTCCATTACACTTGTGGCCTGTTCCTTCATGCAGGAGGGCAGAATCACGACAAACTCTTCACCGCCGTATCTGGCAAAAATGTCCCCATCTCTTAAGTGATCAGAGACAAGACGACTGACCTTTTCTAGAATGACATCCCCTACAAGGTGGCCGTACGTATCATTTACTTTTTTGAAATGGTCGATATCAATAAATGCCAAAGACAATGGATACGTCTCTTTTTTCTCGAAAACATATTCCTGATAAAAATGCTTGAAAGCCCTTCTGTTATAGGCTTTTGTCAGTGGGTCTTTATTGGCACGATTCCATAATTCAATTTTGTGTATATACTCATTCTTTAAGTCCTTTACAATCCAAAGCAGCAACAAGCTGAAAAGGATGTTCATGGGCAATGCCGTTGGTAGAATGAGAAGGAGGTAGTTTTTAACGGAAAGTACCCCAAAAATCATCGAAACCACTATGTTGAGAAGGTTTAGAATAAGAACTGTGAATAGTACCTTTTTATAATTGCTCCAGTTTTTTGAAATCCAAGTAAGGAGTACAGCAGACAGAGAGAGAACGACCATGTTCATAAAACCCACTACCGCAGCAGGGGTGATTCCAAAGGATAATCGTAATAGTCCAATTCCCACACCGATGGCCAGTATGGTAAGGGGATTTCTGTAATGCAGGGCAGCAATTATAATGGGAACGAATCGTAAGTCAAAAATGACAGAATCGTTTAAGTGGATCCCAAAAAACATCGAACACCAACCAGTGAAGATGGCGACAACTGTGAAACAGAGGGCTTTGAGACCTTTTTTCATGTCCACCAGCAGATGTTTATGAATAAAGCTCGATAAGTAAATAATGGAAATGATGATAGCGGCATTAACGAGATATTCCTTAATTGTTATCATTCCGGTTTCCCCTTTGTCAGAGTGTGTGAATAGCCACAGGTATACTTTTGAATGGTGAGGAAATGAAGTCTCACTCGTCCATTTTTTCTATTTAGTATAATAGATTGTTGTTGTCGAATCACGTCTAGGGAATTCGCGTCAAAAAAAGCCGCCCGTCTAGGACAGCTTGTACGATTATTCGGTCTAGTGACTCTAGTATTTTAAAGAAGCAAGAGGGGGTGAAATAACAATAGACGTAAAGGAGATGACCCCCTCTTCCATTCATCATACCTATAATTCAATTATTAGACAATTCGCTCGTGCTGAAATGTCGTATTTTGTGCCTCACATGTCCTTTGCTGACTCTTTTGTGGGGACAGTCCCCCGGCGCTTTAGCGCAGTGAGGGACTGTCCCCCACCTCTTTTTTCCTATGTTGAAAGTCCTACTGTTTATTGGTATAATTTTCTACAAATTGTGATAATTCTTGGATCTATTAAACAACTAGTCTCTCAAGCTTGGTATTTAGAATATGAGGACAAACCACATAGTTTTTTGAAAGCGTTTTATAATTTCCAAAACAGGTTTGGGGGTGTTTTTTCAGAAGAAAGATTGCTCAATAATGATCCATACAAAGAAGGGATGGAAGATCCGTTTGAAATTATTAAATCTTCGAGCACTTGTTGCATTTATTCTACTTTTACAAATTGCGTTTTCAGGCGCATTCAATCCGCAGCGAGCCTATGCGGTGAGCAGTACCGTGAAAGAAGGCGCGATTCATGAATTTACTCAGAATACGTGGGCGTATAGCAATCTCGTGTTCAGTCCTAGTGGGAATCAATACCTGTCCCATGTGAAAAATAGTACGGCGATTGCTGTGAAAAAATGGGCGAATCAAAGCTGGAACGAAATCACCGCCATTACAACTAGCGCCAGTGGCGATACCGGGTTTAGCGGCCAGTCAGATATAGCGGTGGATACCAATGAAACTATTCATGCCGCATTTTTATTTTACCAGGGCTCAGGTACAACGAGCTATCGAGGCGTCAAATACGGTGTGTATAAAAATGGAAGCTGGTCTTTCCAAAACATAGAAGCCTATTCCGATCCTTATGGTTGGAAGAACATGTACAACCCAAGTATAGCTGTTGATTCACAAGGGAAGGCCCATATTGCCTACCTATTCAACGATGCAAACGATCCAAGAAAATATGAGATTCATTATGCGACGAATCAATCGGGATCATGGGTAGTGAAGACAATCGCGAGCGGAACTAGCGCAATCGATGAAGTCAAAGACCCACAAATTGAAATAGACAAAAATGATACGATTCACATTACCTATGTAAAAGAAGACAACCAAAATACCTACTATGGAAACTACTATTATACTCACAAGAAAACGACGGACAGCGCCTTTCCTGCGGCAGAGAAAATTACCGATGCTGTAGCTGACCAGAAAAACTACTACTATACACCATTTACTTTGGATGGCAACGGTAAGGTTTATTTTTCCTATTATACTGGCAACTACTATACGGAATTCACCCCTTTTGATACTTATTTCCAAACCAATCAGTCGGGGACTTGGAAAAAGGAACAAGTTTACAACGATCAGCAAAAGATATCCTATCCGGTCATGGTTAGTTTCTTAAACGACAAACCAACCTTGTTAATGTATTCTGAATCGTGGGATTGGCCGCCTTCTGAATTAGGCTTTTTCGCGATGGTGAAGGATGGAAGTGCTTGGACGAAGGGAACAAAGGCAGTCTCTCCAACGTTAATCGATCTTACACCAAGCGAATTAACCTATTCTGTTGATGCGAATGGGAATTTCATGATCGTCATGTTAGATAATGGATTAAGAAAAATATCCTACTTAAGTGCGACCAGCGAAGACTTCGGTCTACAGGCTAAGCTATCCACCAATGCAGATTTAAGTAACTTAACGCTTAGTGCTGGAGCTCTAACTCCTGGTTTTTCATCGGGAACATATGCATACGATGCCTCCGTGGGCTATGCGGTACAAACCGTCGATGTCACACCGACCGTTGCGGATGCAAAAGCAACCGTTAAGGTCAATGGACAAGCCGGGCCAAGTGGCGCAGCAGTAACGGTACCGTTAAACGTGGGCAGTAACACAATTACGGTTCAAGTCACCGCAGAGGATGGCAAGTCTGTTAAAACCTACACGGTAAATGTCTCAAGACAGCTTTCCAATAATTCAAATTTAAGCAATTTAACAGTGAGTACAGGGGAATTAACCCCTTCTTTTTCCGCAATGACCAAGGATTACCAGGTGACTGTTCCTTCCACTACGGCTTCGATCCGTTTGACTCCAACAGTGGCGGATTCTTTTGCCACTGTTACTGTTGCAGGTTCGGTGATCACTAGTGGGCAGCAAACAGGAGCGATTGCGCTTCATGCAGGAACTAATTCGATTCCGGTAGTCGTTACTGCTCAGAATGGCTCCACCACGACGTATACCGTCAATGTTGTTCGTAACAATCCACCTGTGACAGCGGATGCCACCTTCAGCGTCAATGAAAATGCCGCAGCAGGTACGATCGTTGGTACGTTACAGGCGAGTGATGGGGATGGCCAGCTGCTAAGTTATCGAATTCTTTCAGGCAACACGAACGGTGTGTTCAGTCTGAATGCAGCCACAGGG from Bacillus sp. SLBN-46 encodes:
- a CDS encoding LysM peptidoglycan-binding domain-containing protein; amino-acid sequence: MGKLWVSLFCSILLLAMNVAPASVSAAGGDFRNIYDVKAGDTLWGVSVKYGTTVEELKASNGLVSDLLLVGQRLWVPPMYEVVAGDTLWKIAAAYNSTIPLIVTTNGLSSDLIMVGQKLKIPQKRLAMQGQYILMTRDEFKDWLFHNRFTRKIGKIQEHHTYQPSYKSFNGSNHFGLLKGMEEYHVQEMKWKTISQNLTTFPDGKVAVCRPINMAPEGSFAFQNPAVRDEIESDSLTIENVGNFDQGGDGMTDAQRETIVTVAAVLSMKFGLTPSVDTITYHHWWDMNTGERVLDNSAGHSVKTCPGTGFFGGNSTESARTNFYPLVLRKMQELRQ
- a CDS encoding pyruvate oxidase; translated protein: MFKLTAGEKLVELLIEWGVDHIYGMPGDSINSIIEPLRKAQDKIKFIQVRHEEAGALAAAAYAKLTGKIGVCTAIAGPGAIHLLNGLYDAKLDKVPVLALTGQVESDLLGTDSFQEVNLERMFDDVAVYNQRIMSAEQLPAVVNQAIRTAYARKGVAVLTIPDDIPRFEVGKEARLTSSFTAQQEIFPLKEDLQQAKELLNAAERPVILAGRGTHGIRETLLGFAEKIAAPIVLTLPGKGAIPDKHPYCLGGLGLIGTKAAYEAMQDTDLLLMIGTSFPFTGFLPDHAKSIQIDIDPYQIGKRYPVDVGLAGEAGLTIDWLMENVRENESREFLEACQETMQNWWSRLEKQEEVDSVPIKPQRVIRALQEVAEEDAVLSVDVGNVTVWMARHFHMTHQKMIISSWLATLGCGLPGALAGQIAYPDRQVFAICGDGGFGMTMNDFVTAVKYQLPIVVVVLNNHKIAMIKFEQEVMGNIEYGTDLQNPNFAKYAEACGGVGYRVERPEELLPAFQEAVKQRKPCIIDVVVDADEAPMPANITFAQAAGYTKHMLKVLFEEGKIDLPPL
- the gucD gene encoding alpha-ketoglutaric semialdehyde dehydrogenase GucD; the encoded protein is MQTIFKAEIYKNLINNEWVESQSQETIESINPANKEEVVGFVQNSTKEDLNNAVEAAHQAKKMWRKLGQAARGQLLFKAANILEENLDEIAETMTREMGKTLPEAKGETARGVAILRYYASEGMRKEGDVIPSSDKDALMFTKRVPLGVIGVITPWNFPVAIPIWKIAPALVYGNTIVLKPATEGAVTAAKVVECFVKAGFPEGVLNFITGSGSVIGQGLVEHPLLNAITFTGSEGVGKNVAKVAADRGIKFQLEMGGKNPVIVSRDANLDMAVEAVISGGFRSTGQKCTASSRVIVEDAVYDEFKEKLIREAKKITVGNGLDAGVWMGPCASESQFNTVHSYIEKGKAEGASLVLGGEVLKGEEYDNGFYISPAIFENVKSHMAIAQEEIFGPVIALIKASSFEEAIEIANDTKYGLSASIFTSNIHSLLQFVDDIEAGLVRINAESAGVELQAPFGGMKASSTGSREQGEAAKEFFTAIKTVFIKG
- a CDS encoding transposase — encoded protein: MSRKPRVWIPGATYHITSRGNRKEAIFVDDADYLTYVELIQKVRRKFPFILHSYCLMPNHIHLLLETSDHHPKHIMKMLHTCYAMYFNKRHELVGHLFQGRYDAQLIDSLNYFLEASRYIHWNPVEAEMVQYPEDYLWSSYSAFLVDSQHPFVTTERIFSYYPEPKRDNYIRFVMNKLEGQSPSALML
- a CDS encoding diguanylate cyclase is translated as MITIKEYLVNAAIIISIIYLSSFIHKHLLVDMKKGLKALCFTVVAIFTGWCSMFFGIHLNDSVIFDLRFVPIIIAALHYRNPLTILAIGVGIGLLRLSFGITPAAVVGFMNMVVLSLSAVLLTWISKNWSNYKKVLFTVLILNLLNIVVSMIFGVLSVKNYLLLILPTALPMNILFSLLLLWIVKDLKNEYIHKIELWNRANKDPLTKAYNRRAFKHFYQEYVFEKKETYPLSLAFIDIDHFKKVNDTYGHLVGDVILEKVSRLVSDHLRDGDIFARYGGEEFVVILPSCMKEQATSVMENIRQTIENYPFLVNDLTIYITLSIGIASTETTAPKYLLKTADEAVYLAKENGRNLVKYGDSPHFIE